TTCTCGGCAGAACTAAATTTCATGGATATGCTGAAGCCCTACGCTTAGTTTATGCCCAACACTATCAGCTGGCTCGGCAAACATACAATGATATTGCGCAATTTCAGGTTGCACTACCGGAAAAATTAGCCAAGTTGCAACCACTAGCTAAGGCTTTTACGGGAGTTCCCTTCACATCAGGTAATGCAGCCGAATTGCTAATAGACGGGGCAAAAACTTATGAGGCGATGTTGAAAGCGATCGCATTCGCCACAAATTATATTTTGCTGCAATCATACATTGTAAATGATGACCAAGCAGGTGATGAATTTAAACAGGCTTTGATTGATAAAGCCAGGCAAGGAGTAAAAATTTATTTTCTCTACGATGAAATTGGTTCTAATAAACTATCTCGCTCCTATATCCAATCTCTCAGCCAATATGGCATTCAAGTAAGCGCATTTCACACCACAAAAGGAAAAGGTAATCGCTTCCAACTTAACTTTCGCAACCATCGCAAGATTTTGGTAGTAGATGGTGAAATAGGATTTGTGGGAGGTTTAAATATTGGTGACGAATATTTAGGAAAGAATCCTCACTTGAGTCCTTGGCGCGATACTCACATGAAATTGCAAGGCCCAACTGTCCAAAGTTTGCAAGCTTCATTTTTGCAGGATTGGTACTGGGCAACGCGAAAATTTCTTGATGTAAACTGGGAAATTAAAGTTAACCGAGAAGTTAATCAAACTGCATTTGTACTTCCTACAGGCCCCGCAGATAAGTTTAAAGCTTGTAATCTTTTCTTTGTGAATGCAATTAATGAAGCTCAAACTCGCCTGTGGATTGCTACTCCTTACTTTGTGCCAGATGAGGCAACTTTGACAGCGTTGAAACTAGCAGCAATGCGAGGCGTAGACGTAAGAATTATTTTACCCAATCGCCCAGATCACTTATTTGTTTACCTCTGTTCGTTTTCCTACTATAGCGAAATGGAAGCTATTGGCATTAAGCTATATCGCTACAAACATGGATTTATGCATCAAAAAATTATCCTCATTGATGACGATTTAGCAGGCGTAGGAACAGTCAACTTAGATAATCGCTCATTCTTCCTCAACTTTGAAGTCATGGGTTTTGTAGCTGCACCCCAATTTGTGGACAGTGTGGAGAAAATGTTAAAGGATGATTTAGCAGTTTCGGTTGCTGTTGATTTTGCTGAATACTATAAAAAACCTCTGTGGTTTAAGTTAGCTGTAAGAATTTCTCGGTTATTAATGCCATTGTTGTGAAAAGTCGCTACCGAGCAACCTAGAATATATACCTCTGTTTATACCCTGTTTTATCTCAACAGTTAGATGTACCACCTTTTGCGTCATGCAACGCTATGAAAGCAAGGCATGACAATTTTTGGGAAAAATAAATTTGTGGATATCAGCAGACGGGATTTATTAAAAGTAGTTTCTACTTCTGGTTTGGTTGCAGCTGGATTAGCAGGTGGGGAAGCTTTATTTTCTCAAGTCTCAGCGCAAAATACACCCGCTACAACTCAGACTAGAAGTGGCGAAATGATCTACAGAACCTTGGGGCGCACAGGAGAAAAAGTATCTCTAATAGGTTTAGGCGGTCATCATATTGGCAGACCAAAAGATGAGCAAGAAGGTATCCGCCTTGTCCGTACAGCTATCGATCGCGGCATTAATTTCATGGATAATAGCTGGGACTACCATAACGGAGGTAGCGAAATCCGCATGGGTAAGGCTCTCAAAGACGGTTATCGGCAAAAGGCCTTCCTCATGACTAAAATAGACGGACGCACGAAAGAAGCAGCTACTAAGCAAATTAACGATTCTCTTCAACGCTTACAGACAGATCGGATTGATTTGCTACAGCATCATGAAATCCTGCGCATGGAAGACCCAGACCGAGTATTTGCTCCTGGTGGGGCGATGGAGGCTGTATTAGAAGCACAAAAAGCAGGTAAGATTCGCTACATTGGGTTTACCGGACACAAAGATCCTCTCGTTCACTTAAGGATGCTGGAAGCTGCGGCGCAAAATAACTTCCGTTTCGATACAGTACAGATGCCATTGAATGTAATGGATGCCCACTTCCGGAGTTTTGAACGTCAAGTTTTACCTATTCTGGTCAAAGATGGAATCGGCGTGCTGGGAATGAAATCGATGGGAGACCAAAATATTCTTAAGAGTAATACAGTTAAACCCATCGAATGCTTGCATTACGCTATGAATCTGCCGACTTCAACGGTGATTACAGGTATTGAAAGTATGGAAATCCTTAACCAAGCGTTTGAGGCAGTACGTACATTTCAGCCAATGAGCCAACAACAAGTCAGGGAATTGCTCAATCGTACTCGTCAAGTGGCGTTAAAAGGTCAGTATGAGCCGTTTAAAACTACTAGTCAATTTGATAGTACAGCTAAGAATCCTGAGTGGTTAGGATAACGGCGAAATTATTCACATAAGCTAAATCTGCACCGATCCTACACAGTGCAGATTCAGAAATTCAACTACAATTTGCTAAAAGAAACTTGTGTGCGATCGCAATCAGCAACTTAGCGTTTTACGGTGTTAGAGATATCTCTACCAGCTTGTGTTGCGCTATCCTTAACGCCACCAGCAGTTTCCTTAGCACCTTCTACGTAGCCAGAGCCAAATTCTTTAAAAGCTTCTGCTGATTGTTGACCAATGCGCTGAAGTCTTTCGCCAGGAGCGTTTTTGGTTTCCCGCGCTTCTTTATTCCATTGTCCGATTGTTTTGGGTCTTTGAGCATCATTTTGCTCTACTTGTTGCCGTGCTTGGTCGCGCAGTTCTCTGCTACTG
The genomic region above belongs to Calothrix sp. NIES-2098 and contains:
- a CDS encoding cardiolipin synthase, coding for MLVDSGVALTIYSTATVVVHALGIVHAAHAVMNVRSSQGAIAWGISLITFPWLAIPLYWILGRTKFHGYAEALRLVYAQHYQLARQTYNDIAQFQVALPEKLAKLQPLAKAFTGVPFTSGNAAELLIDGAKTYEAMLKAIAFATNYILLQSYIVNDDQAGDEFKQALIDKARQGVKIYFLYDEIGSNKLSRSYIQSLSQYGIQVSAFHTTKGKGNRFQLNFRNHRKILVVDGEIGFVGGLNIGDEYLGKNPHLSPWRDTHMKLQGPTVQSLQASFLQDWYWATRKFLDVNWEIKVNREVNQTAFVLPTGPADKFKACNLFFVNAINEAQTRLWIATPYFVPDEATLTALKLAAMRGVDVRIILPNRPDHLFVYLCSFSYYSEMEAIGIKLYRYKHGFMHQKIILIDDDLAGVGTVNLDNRSFFLNFEVMGFVAAPQFVDSVEKMLKDDLAVSVAVDFAEYYKKPLWFKLAVRISRLLMPLL
- a CDS encoding twin-arginine translocation pathway signal, with protein sequence MTIFGKNKFVDISRRDLLKVVSTSGLVAAGLAGGEALFSQVSAQNTPATTQTRSGEMIYRTLGRTGEKVSLIGLGGHHIGRPKDEQEGIRLVRTAIDRGINFMDNSWDYHNGGSEIRMGKALKDGYRQKAFLMTKIDGRTKEAATKQINDSLQRLQTDRIDLLQHHEILRMEDPDRVFAPGGAMEAVLEAQKAGKIRYIGFTGHKDPLVHLRMLEAAAQNNFRFDTVQMPLNVMDAHFRSFERQVLPILVKDGIGVLGMKSMGDQNILKSNTVKPIECLHYAMNLPTSTVITGIESMEILNQAFEAVRTFQPMSQQQVRELLNRTRQVALKGQYEPFKTTSQFDSTAKNPEWLG